Proteins encoded within one genomic window of Ovis aries strain OAR_USU_Benz2616 breed Rambouillet chromosome 1, ARS-UI_Ramb_v3.0, whole genome shotgun sequence:
- the HMGB4 gene encoding high mobility group protein B4, with product MNMGKRDHLKPKANVSSYIHFLLNYRNKFKEQQPNTYLGFKEFSRKCSEKWRSISKHEKAKYEALAKLDKARYQEEMMNYLGRRKKRRKRDPHAPRRPPSSFLLFCQDHYAQLKSENPSWSVVQVAKASGKMWSAKTDVDKQPYEQRAALLRAKYREELSVYRNQFKPRKMRLQELATNQCRGLEQAESDTTDGSN from the coding sequence atgaacATGGGAAAAAGAGATCACCTAAAGCCTAAGGCAAATGTCTCTTCTTACATCCACTTTTTGCTGAATTACAGAAACAAGTTCAAGGAGCAGCAGCCCAATACCTACCTTGGCTTTAAAGAGTTTTCTAGAAAGTGTTCGGAAAAATGGAGATCCATCTCAAAGCATGAAAAGGCCAAATATGAAGCCCTGGCCAAGCTCGACAAAGCCCGATACCAAGAAGAGATGATGAATTACCTAggcaggaggaagaaaaggagaaagcgGGACCCCCACGCACCCAGACGGCCTCCATCATCCTTCCTACTCTTCTGCCAAGACCATTACGCCCAGCTCAAGAGTGAGAACCCAAGCTGGTCAGTGGTACAGGTGGCCAAGGCCTCGGGGAAGATGTGGTCTGCAAAGACGGATGTAGACAAGCAGCCCTACGAACAAAGGGCAGCTCTCCTGAGAGCTAAGTACCGAGAGGAACTCAGCGTCTACCGTAATCAATTCAAGCCCCGGAAGATGCGCTTGCAAGAGTTGGCTACGAACCAGTGCAGAGGGCTCGAGCAagctgagtcagacacaaccgatgGATCCAACTAG